One window of Saccharomyces kudriavzevii IFO 1802 strain IFO1802 genome assembly, chromosome: 10 genomic DNA carries:
- the SKDI10G3570 gene encoding pyridoxal 5'-phosphate synthase subunit PdxS translates to MSEFKVKTGLAQMLKGGVIMDVVTPEQAIIAERAGACAVMALECIPADMRKSGKVCRMSDPHMIKEIMAAVSIPVMAKVRIGHFVEAQILEALQVDYIDESEVLTPADWVHHIEKNNFKIPFVCGAKDLGEALRRINEGAAMIRTKGEAGTGDVSEAVKHINKIRGEIQQYKEALKEESDFEAKAAELRVPVELLKTTLANGTLPVVNFAAGGVATPADAALLMQLGCEGVFVGSGIFKSSDPEKLACAIVEATTHYDNPAKLLQVSSDLGDLMGGISIQSINEAAGKNGTRLSEIGW, encoded by the coding sequence TGTTGAAGGGTGGTGTAATTATGGACGTTGTCACACCTGAACAGGCCATTATCGCAGAAAGAGCAGGTGCCTGTGCTGTTATGGCACTAGAGTGTATTCCTGCTGACATGCGTAAATCTGGCAAGGTGTGCCGTATGTCCGATCCACATatgatcaaagaaatcatggCTGCAGTGTCAATTCCAGTTATGGCAAAAGTCCGTATCGGACACTTTGTAGAAGCACAAATTTTGGAGGCCTTACAGGTAGATTATATCGACGAAAGTGAAGTGCTGACCCCAGCTGACTGGGTTCATCACATTGAGAAAAACAACTTCAAGATTCCATTTGTTTGCGGTGCCAAGGATTTAGGTGAGGCATTGAGGAGGATAAACGAAGGTGCTGCAATGATTCGTACCAAAGGTGAAGCCGGTACTGGTGATGTTTCAGAAGCTGTCAAGCACATCAACAAGATCAGGGGAGAGATTCAGCAGTATAAAGAGGCTTTGAAAGAGGAGTCCGATTTTGAAGCAAAGGCCGCAGAATTAAGGGTCCCAGTCGAGTTATTGAAGACTACACTGGCAAATGGAACGCTTCCCGTAGTTAATTTCGCTGCTGGTGGGGTTGCTACTCCAGCAGACGCTGCTTTATTGATGCAATTGGGTTGTGAGGGTGTTTTCGTTGGCTCGGGTATATTCAAGTCATCAGATCCTGAGAAGTTAGCTTGTGCCATTGTTGAAGCCACAACTCACTACGACAACCCAGCAAAACTATTACAAGTGTCCAGCGATTTGGGTGATCTGATGGGTGGTATTTCCATCCAATCAATCAATGAAGCAGCCGGTAAAAATGGCACAAGACTTTCTGAAATCGGATGGTGA